The DNA sequence ATGCAGTGGGAGTTGTCAGTAGGTTCCTATCAAATCCAGCAAAGGAGCATTGGGAAGGCGTAAAGTGAATACTCAGATATCTAAAGGGTATTTCAGAGATGTGTTTATGTTTCAAAAAAGGCAATCTCACTTTACAGGGATTTTCAGATGCAGACTTGGGAAGAGATTTTGATACCAAGAAAAGCACCACAGGCTACATTTTTACTTTGGGAGGTACTGTTGTGAGTTGGAAGTCTAAACTTTAAGATAGAGTTGTTCTCTCAACCACGGAAGCCGAGTACATAGCTATCTCAAAAGCAGCTAAGGAGATTATTTGactaaagaattttctcaatgaaTTAGGGAAAGAACAAGATAATGCTCCAATGTTTAGTGACAGTCAAAGTGCTATAAGTCTTGCTAAGAATCCAGTCTTCCATTCTAGATGCAagcatattcaattaagataccattttatcagggagttgataaatgatggaGACTTATCTTTATTGAAGATCTTAGGATCAGAGAATCCAGCAGATATATTGACTAAAGCTGTTACAACTAACAAACTGAGGCTTTGCATTGCCTCAGTTGGCCTTCAAGGATAATTGAAGATGAAGGCGCTACACTAGGTAAAGAGTCGATAAATTCATTGCTTACAAGGAGCTGCTAGAGTTTGGAACTTAGACCCCAAGTGGGAGAATTGTTAGAgtttgtggtcttagttccttCGTCCCACATCGCTTTGTCTGTAAAACTTGTGTGGTCTTAGTCCCACATCTTttggtttgtaaaaacttgtgtctcattagtgttatatatagagataccttgtaagcttttatgtgcaagtaataaaaagttctcctagtgtagccgtggacgtaggcacatacattgtgtgctgaaccacgttaaactttgtgtcttttctctcttccctttatttctttctcttcttttattgctctatACTAACAACTGGTATCAAGAGCTTTTGGTTACTCCACGGGATTTTCTTAGTTTAAAGGAATTAGTAGGAGTCTTCTCAATTTAGAGGAGGCAATGGGAGTAATGGCATTATAAGAGGGGAAGGTGAAGATCGAGAAGTTCGATGGCAGAGATTTCAGCTTTTGAAAGATGCAGATAGAGGATTATCTATATCAGAAGAAGCTGTATCAGCCCTTATCAGGGGTTAAGCCAGACGACATGAAGCAAGAAGAATAAAACTTGCTAGATCGACAGGCTCTTGGCGTGATTAGATTGACATTAGCCAAGAACGTCGCGTTCAACATCGTAAACGAGAAGACTACTACAGGCTTAATGAAGGCGTTATCAGATATGTACGAGAAGCCGTCGGCAGCCAACAAAGTATACTTGATGCGCCGGTTGTTCAACCTCAAAATGGGAGAAGGTATCTCTGTAACTGatcatattaatgaatttaatactaTTCTTGCCTAGTTGGAATCGATGCAGATTAAATTTGAGGATGAGGTGAAGGCATTGATTCTATTGTCATCACTACCGGATAGTTAGGCTGCAACTGTTACTGCAGTTAGTAGTTCTACGAGGGAGAACACATTAAAGCTTAGTGACATCCGTGACTTGATCTTAAGCAAAGATGTTCGCAAGAGAGATTCAGGAGAATCTTCCAGCCATGTTTCCAATTCAGCATTGAATACTGAAGGCAGGGGAAGGACTATCCAGAAGGGTCAGAATGGTCGAAGCAGATCAAAGTCAAAAGGGAAAGGTcaaagaaaatttcaaagtgATGTTACTTGCTGGAATTGTGACAAGAGAGGTCACTTTAGCAATCAATGCAAGGCACCAAAGAAGAACAAGTCGCACAAAAACAAGAAGCGCGATGATGATGAATCCGCAAATGCAGCAACTGATGAACTTGATGATGCATTAATTTGCAGTTTGGATAGTCCTATTGATTCATGGATCATGGACTCAGGTGCGTCGTTCCACACTACTCCCTCTAAAGATTTATTGTCTAACtatatttttggaaaatttgGAAAAGTTTACCTTGCAGATGGAAAATCTCTTGACATTGTTGGAAAAAGTGATATCAACATCAAGACCTCCAGTGGATCCCTATGGACATTGCAATGTCAGACATATTCCCGccttaaagagaaatttaatatcATCTATAGGACAGTTGGATGATGAagggacttcacctcacacttgtaacccaacacatctccccctcaagtgtgagtctcttccacatggTAACCTCCCCCTCTAGCGGAAGTCTTTTATCATCCACGAGTATAGTCATGGCCACCTGCGGTACTTGCCCTGCCCGCTAGCCATTCTGACCATCCCGCTCCACCTACGGGGCACATTGTACCGCTAGTCATTCTGGCCATCTGCGGTACTTGTATACTCGTCTGAGCCGAAACTTGGTCGAACCatcggctctgataccaattgttaggGAGATTCGAGGGGTACACCTGTGAATCAcgagccaccacataaggagacctgacaccacactctaacccaaaaccttaaggctcaagtttatgggtcttctcctcacttatatggtgctcaacctttctacttctacccgatgtgggacttcacctcacacttgtaacccaacaTAAATATCACCTTCCACACCCCCCAAGTGTCTGTTTTTCTTGTCTCTTACACCTTGCTATGTTATATCGGCTTTTAGTCATTACGTTGCTTAAAATTCAGTATATACAAACTCTGAACACAATCAAAGTTGGACTCGACActcggtcttaccgttttaATATTACTTTGACAAATTGATACACTTGTCAAGGAGTTAACACACAATTATTCAACATCAGTGCCATTTTAAAAAGGTCCAAACAATAAACAGAAAAGTGGTAGGAAAAACTACAATACCAATGAAAACTCACAATTTGTGGAAATGAAGCTCTTAATTGTGCAAGTCTACGTTCACCACCATAAATCTCACCAGCTGCAATATAGATCTGTGTCTCCCTACCAAAACCTAAGGCTCGCAGAACTAAGGCTGCCTCCTCTGGTGTCAAAGGACATAGACCCTGTGATCTCCTCTCATCAGAAACTATCTCCTTTTCTCTCCACCAAGGGAAAGCATATCTGAATTACAGAAGCAAAATCAACATTTTGTGGTTCATAGCAAAATTTCTTATAACAAAAACTCTCCATTAAGTGTGTCAAAATACTCCAAATCCAACCAGCAAGTGCCTCCATTAGCAAAAGTAACTAGCATGTGGATCAATCCCTACTTATAATATGCTTATTTCTCATCTCAAATCCAATAGGAGACATAATAACTATTTCAAATCAATGGTAATTTAGCTATGACAGGGAAAACAAACATGATATTCATTTGTATCTTCCCTGGCAATTGTCAAATAAGAAGCATCTATCTCTCAATTAATAACATAAGCAAGAATGAATGACTTAAAACCCAATATATAGAGCCAAACAAGAAACATAAATACCTCAGCTGCTTGAGCTCTTCAGCTTCTTTATCAGTGCAACCGCAAGTACAACCTGAGAAAGCCAACATGTCCATCTCATATCTCAGATGCAATGCCACAAAAGATCCCTTCTCATGAAGCATCTGAATCAATTTGTGCCCCAAATTCTCAATTTGAGGAGTGAATTTAAGTGCCTGGTAATTGACACGACACCTGAGTTTCTGTAAATCAAGTGGAAGACCATTGTTTGCTAGACGGGTATCAGTTTTGTTAAAGTGTAACACCTTATGTTTTTCAAAAAGGGGTAAAATCTGCAGTTGGAATTAACAGCATTGGATTAAATTCAACATATGTACTGGTCATAATAAAGGAAGACTATATTAAAAAGTAAGTATATCCTTACTTCTTTACACTCAATGAAGTGCTACTTTAGAATTTTTATAACTACTTTGGCATTGCTACATCAGAAGCAACAGTCTAATTTATAAATAGTAAACACAAGAAAAGCAACTTAAAGTAGTACTTCTGGTTTTCTTCATAATcagattatttcaatttaattgaaaagttGAAATGCCCCAATTCAATgctaatatatttcttaatataaCATAACCAATAGACTCCATATCTTCTCCTGCATTGCACGTTTACCTCTCCTGTCATTCCCTTTTTGATGAACAGATTTAGGAAAAACACTAATAATAATTtgcagaatttgaaattctcagAGCCAATTGTTGTGGAAACAATTGACAACTCAGAGGGGGAGTCAGGGACGGAACCAAGAAAaacatggggggggggggattttcACAtggtaatcaaaataaaaatgacttaGTTTTACTAttaataattgtttaaaatttagttcaatgaaaactaaaatatcatatatttatgAAAGTAAATGTAACTACTTTTGATACAAAGAAAACAcatacaaacaaaaaagatttcAAGCCATCAAGATCATGATAAGTATTTCAgacaataaaatcaaatcagcACAAACTCATGGTTATTTACAGGAGGAAACATTCAAAGTAAGGCATCTATAGCCTAGGGTTCTGCTAGATCAGGAGGGGGGGGAGGAGGAATTACAGTCACTTTAGAAATGACTCCTCATATGaaaggttaaaataaatttttaaccaTTATCCCAATACACCCTCCACCATGAATGGGTACAGACAGTGAAGAGGCATTTCAATGACAATACAACTGAAAAATTACACTGCACTCCAATTTGTATAGTGCAATTTCTCAGTTCTCACGGCATTTTAGTCTAAGTGCATCACATATCAAGATGAAGAGtaatcaaataacaaaattaataattagtaaGTAAAGAATGATTTAGAACAAGAAATCCATAATAATGCCGAAGTCCCAATCAATTTGTCAAAGGATAAAATTACTGAAATACAAAATTCATCCTACCTTCATGTCTACTAAAAAAGACAACAACTATGTAACACTGCCATACAATCAGAAAAGTTAACAGCTCGAAGTCCTTCTCAAAAAGcattaaaaagttattgaatATGGGAGAATTACACCCTCATATCATAATACTGACAAATTAAAGAATCCATGCAGTCTTAAAACTACACATTtcaattacataaaaataaaggtGAACAATCATAATCACAATATCAAACTTAAATTGCAATATGCATAGTatatgtttttgtctttttgctcaaatgaaattaaactaataaaatgtGCACACCTGCTCCaagtaatatttttcatttgaccAGCTAACAGGAGGCATCTCCAAGGTAGAGAATCCATGTTTGCTACTGAACTTTTTGGGCACTCTTTTCACTATCCGAACTTCATCTCTTAAAGAATCAATGAAATGCTTCACATCAAAAATGTCCTCAAAATTGCtgcaaaaagaaaactaaaaaacttaaaatgacAAGGAGGCCAGCCAAATAAGAGGATACCCAACTTTTTCTAGAACAAAGTATATACCTAGGGTCTGCCCAGAATGATGTCTTATCAAGCTCTGGAACAACCAATGTGAGATTCAAAAACCGAGCAACTGTTACCATATCACAAATCTGAAACACCGCACCTCTAAATGAGTATTTTTGCTTGTCATACAATAGAAACAGAGGAATGGCAGAATAGGAAGTACAAACCGCAGCACGCATTTGATTCAAGCCCCCATTGCAGGAAACTCTAAGAAAACCATTACTTGTATAATTTCCTGTAAGGTTTCAGGTCAAAAGGCTTTAACATATACCAAAATGAGTTAGAAAATACAGGTAAAAACAACTAAATATCCTATCTATCAAACCTATACATTTGTAAGTATTGCTCTATACTAGTCATAGTATACCCATTCACAATCCTTTTAACAACTACAACACACAACAATGGAAATCAAAAGACGGGGAACAACAACAGACACAATTTTATTCCAGCACTCTGGAAATTATCAATACTAATATCCAAAACAAAACCCACAAGCAATCTACCTCAAGCAAGCAGCTTCGAATAAATCAtgatctatgcatataaaatagTTATGAAAGAAGTTCTATAGAAGGACATCACATAAAACCTACCAGGCATGCACAAATTACCTCTTTTATTTCAACTTAGACAGGTACATGTAAAACTACCAGGCATTCACATATGCATGTCTTAAGATCAAGCAGTAGACCCTATGTTATTGTCATATTTGCTTTCCATTTAAGTTCCTCCTGCCACCCCAAACCATAACTGAACGGGACCACATATCAGTATAAAGCAGCTCGTCTTGCAGGAAATCCTTAAAACTTGGTGATAAAACATCAAAATTAATGTCGCTATTCAGAATTCAGTAAGATCTGATTTTTTCTTCGTTTGAAATTCTAATGCCCTCATCATGTATCCCCCAATCACAACTTTATAATAACCCAAAGGCTGTTAGAAAAACCAAGTAATGACAACCATAAGGTCATTTTAATGATAACAATCATAAATCCATACATCATCGATGCTCCAAAGAGATTTCACAATCCACAAATCTAACAGAATTTGCACCTACTTTTAGTTAATGACAACCATAAGGACCATAATACGtctaacaacaaaaataacacGGGCAATAATTCACATCAATTTCATTGCTCATTATGCTATATCCACGGTTACACGTCAaatggagatataaggttggttggTTGGATGGTTAAGAAGGAGGGAAAGGCTGCGGGTTCAATCCCTCCtgctaacaaaaataataacaaataacatttgccaataaaaaagaagaaaaaaaacactacaACTTCAAATTATTCATTTCAGCGAACAAAAACTTAGTTGTAAGACAAGTATTCAGTAAAGAAACTAACTTGGAGGAAGAACAACAGGAGGCGATTGAGCAACCCCATTGTCCCCTTGTATTGGAAGCTGAACTTGGGCTATGTGATATATACCATTAGTAATTCCCGAAATTAAATGTGAATGCCATAGTTCACTCACTGTCATTAACTGAACTAGACACGTCCACACCACAATGCTTGAGCACACACGAATGAACCAAACCCTCAAACGTGTCCTAGGAATCACAGAACTCTGAAGTTTATCACACCTCACTTGTATACCCTCTGATCTAACCTCCATTTCTCAGCCACACACCTCATTGCCGCTTCATCGAACCTTAAAACCTTCACGCATTTTTTCCAACATTGCCACAAAATCCAAATCAACATAACACAAAAAATACAAAGATTATTAAAGAAACTCGTTAATGCACATTATAACAATGCAAAAATTCGCAACCCCATGAATCCCTACCTCGGGCACAAACAATGCAACAAAGTGAATGAATCTTTTGGAGAAATTGAAACCGACCCAGAATTGGATTTGATGCAAATTATCGTTGGGGAGGCTCAAAAAAGGATCTTTTTGCTCCAACAGAATTCGAAGCGCTTCAAGAATCAATGgcgaatttttttataaaataaaaagtgttttaggGAAAGATTGGGATTGCAAGAAGATACAAAGATCCAAGAACAAGGGAGTGAAGGGATAGGATCAAATCTCAACGACGAAAAAACGGTCTTGAAATGCATTTTTGGATTCCcttttctggaaaaaaaaattgtttatttctctctctctctctctcttttttgccTTTTCTATCCCACACGACGATTTCGCCAATCTCAATGGAAGTATTTCTCAAGAATGATGCAGTCAAAATGGATAAGgataactgaaaaaaaaatgggaaaaattaaaaaaattcgtaTGATTCTACTATTATAATTCTAACAACTTCTTAGCCAATAGTGAAAATTCTAGATTACAgaatattcattattttattaatagttatttactatttagataaaatagaatctatatctatattatatatatatgggtttaatttcttttttcatgaatttttttagatCTTCGTTTTTAGTCCTTAATATAATTTGccactttttatatttatttttttaagtacacctctctttttcacttttaaactcaaatgacttaaataattttattttaaattattttttatttttcgaacgattacacactttccttCCCCACGACACTTCAAAAATATACTTCtttcatagaaataaaatatttcattttcttttattagaaTTCTTTGTCTCTTTCACTTCATTTATTACCTAATTCGATATCTTGTTTTGGTCTTCctttcttttagttttagttatgTAATAACTTTATTCTCTTGTCATAAACAAGGAAAagtgtttataatttttgaatttctaTACATAATTTGCACATGTTATATAATTTGATTAGAGGTGAAATATAGGCAcattatcatgtttttttgtgtaACTTTACTAAAATGATTGTCTTATTGAATTTTGGAGCATatgcataacattttttttattaaattttgaaaaatattttttgaaatacaaaaattaaacataatatcCGAAAGTACCTTTAAAACCTATTGTTGTGTATTCCAAAAAGTACATTCCTggaataatgtttaatttttttctattaaagatGTTATCATTGAGGACAAGTGGCATTGGGAGCTTTTGTCAGCTTTTGTCAACGCCTATAAAAATCATGGATGTTCTCAATTCTAATGTTGAAAATCTGAaggctttttaataattttttttcatatctttcttaaattatttttcttttttccatatggggtctttcttaaattattttccaaaaaaaataattcgtAACAGGTGTTATAACTTCTGAATTAGAAATTGTAACCAAATCTTTGTTAACTAGTCTAAATAATTTTAGGACttcagattaatttttttatttacaattttaaagtagtgagttttgtttttttttttctttatttttatgactttaaagtcgtaacaagttttttttttatgtttaaggtttttaattttataattttttatttacttctatttttattttgttttcaatttttaagaaaattataaataattttatttaatatttttaattttacttgttattagttttatttaatatcttgcatatattaataatgtgaaatctaaaatattttgtatatttaaaatttagataattttgtatattttaatattttgtatatgtaACATAACTGTAGTAACTATACATACAAGTAgatgattaatattttatatatttaataacattattaaaaaattatataaattttaaatataaaaatatattaaataaaataatattaaaaagtatataaaatattttaaataaaacaatatttaaaaatacacacaaataaaattatattttaaataaaaaatatattaaaaaaatataacatattttaaataaaaaaactttaaaaatttgaaaacaataaaaaaatacaagtaaataaaaaattaaaaaatttaaaagtaaaaaaaaaaaacctattacgactgtagaaaaaaaaaagcttaccattttgaagtaataagtttaaaaaattatatataacttcaaagttataaataaaaaaaattaaactgaaatcgtaaaattattttcgatttgacttaaaaaaaatataaatcttaaCACATTTACCCTtcttgaaatataatttaaaaaggaccaatattaaaaataaaaaaaaaaactgaaaaaaatgaCCCCCAACGGGAAAAAAAGCCAAAATGTGATCACGTGGGAATCTTTCCCGAATGGAGTGCATTCTACCAAAGTTGCCTTTAAGTGGATTACTAAAGAGCCTTCTATTCATTCTACCTCCGCAGAGATCTGGATATGGGTCTGGCACGTTAAAGTACTTGAAAAAATCAAACACTTCATCTGGCTTGCCTTTCATGGCAAGCTCCCTACTAACCTGGTTTGGTTTATGCGACACCTTCTTTTGATCATCTTGTTGCAGGTGTGGTGCTTTAGTGGATTGCTTCATGACTATTCTTACAACAAATGAATCTGGGAGCTTCTCAATTTCACCATCTATCCACATTTTATGGATCATGATGGCCAAGCCTTGGATTCAACGTTTTTCAAATCATTGCAAAGGTTCACTTTTTGCTTGTACCTGTTGGTTTCTTTGGAGGGTACATAATGTTCATGTTTTTGAAGACAAAGAGTGGCCTGAATGGTACATTATAAACCAAATTCAGACAACCATTCAGGTGTTAAATTTGGATGTTCAGAGTTCTAAACCAAAACATCTTATTCGCGTATCTTGACAAGCTCCGAGTCTTGGTACTACAAGTTGAATGTTGATGGCAGCTCAAGGGGAAACCCAGGTGATTCCAGGTTTGGAGGCATCATTCGAGATCATCTTTTCCAATGGATTTATGGATCTgggtatcttttttctttttccttagtTTTTCCTTAGCCAATatcataaaaagtaaaaagggaCAAAGTATCTTTGTGTTGATTGTTTTCTAAATTGAAGTTATCTTCTTGTGCGtgtaaaaagagaataaataaatcaatcaaatttttgagattttataaaGCGCTTCTTTAGAAGTTAAACTTTCATTTATccatattttgagaaaaaaggcCTCTTGTTTTTCATTCTCATACACAGAAAAATGAATACTATGATTTATATTTCAAACAAGCATGAATATGGCATTTATAGGATAACTTTCACTATATATTGATAATTGTCAAAATTGAGTTAAATTGatagttaattttaactaagaatgattacaattttttcactttactattatttttaatgaaataatgaagaaattaatattattgtaattttttatcaacagaagtcaaaagaagaacatttcaagtgctttaaaggaaaattgatgtaaaaaatggaagagaaaaaCCTTGAAGAAAAGTTGAAGATTTGGACAGCTCGCTTAACGCACAAGACCGGTTCAGCACACGTGTGCCAGTTCACGCTTAGCGCGAAGAAGGCCCACGAGAAAGCCCAAGGTTGCGCTAAGCGCTTGATTAAACCACCATTCTCGCTAAGCTTGGGAGTGCACGTTCGGCATGATGAAGTCAGCGTGAAAAATAAGCTACCTTAGGTTTACAAAAGAAGTAGGAAGCAGAAGGGAAAGACACACCGAGTCTCAGAGCTGTCTATTGAATATATTCCAACTCGGAGCATCTCTGATAAGGAAAATCCTCCTTCTCTAGTCATTCTTCCCTTCCTTTCTTTTAGCCATTCAATCCCTTCTTCTATCCACATCAGCCCCTCAGGTGTAAAATCTCTCGTGGCAATAAGAGGCTAAAGCCCTATTGTTCGGAGCCTGTCAGACCAACTCTTGTAATGCAACTCTTTCTTATcatctatttaatgcaattctatttttattgctCTTTTTTGTTCCTATCTGTTTATTATAGTCTCATCATCCATACAATGTTTAGGGG is a window from the Glycine max cultivar Williams 82 chromosome 2, Glycine_max_v4.0, whole genome shotgun sequence genome containing:
- the LOC100795625 gene encoding rhamnogalacturonan I rhamnosyltransferase 1 isoform X3, producing the protein MEVRSEGIQVRCDKLQSSVIPRTRLRVWFIRVCSSIVVWTCLVQLMTVSELWHSHLISGITNGIYHIAQVQLPIQGDNGVAQSPPVVLPPRNYTSNGFLRVSCNGGLNQMRAAICDMVTVARFLNLTLVVPELDKTSFWADPSNFEDIFDVKHFIDSLRDEVRIVKRVPKKFSSKHGFSTLEMPPVSWSNEKYYLEQALKFTPQIENLGHKLIQMLHEKGSFVALHLRYEMDMLAFSGCTCGCTDKEAEELKQLRYAFPWWREKEIVSDERRSQGLCPLTPEEAALVLRALGFGRETQIYIAAGEIYGGERRLAQLRASFPQIVKKDTLLTWDDLRQFQNHSSQMAALDFMVSEASNTFVPTYDGNMAKLVEGHRRYSGFKRTILLDRKKVVELVDMHQNGTLSWIEFADAVRRVHETRIAQPTRRRVILDKPKEEDYFYANPHECLCEENNCDDLLGPHNSSQVSS
- the LOC100795625 gene encoding rhamnogalacturonan I rhamnosyltransferase 1 isoform X2, with protein sequence MEVRSEGIQVRCDKLQSSVIPRTRLRVWFIRVCSSIVVWTCLVQLMTVSELWHSHLISGITNGIYHIAQVQLPIQGDNGVAQSPPVVLPPRNYTSNGFLRVSCNGGLNQMRAAICDMVTVARFLNLTLVVPELDKTSFWADPSNFEDIFDVKHFIDSLRDEVRIVKRVPKKFSSKHGFSTLEMPPVSWSNEKYYLEQILPLFEKHKVLHFNKTDTRLANNGLPLDLQKLRCRVNYQALKFTPQIENLGHKLIQMLHEKGSFVALHLRYEMDMLAFSGCTCGCTDKEAEELKQLRYAFPWWREKEIVSDERRSQGLCPLTPEEAALVLRALGFGRETQIYIAAGEIYGGERRLAQLRASFPQIVKKDTLLTWDDLRQFQNHSSQMAALDFMVSEASNTFVPTYDGNMAKLVEGHRRYSGFKRTILLDRKKVVELVDMHQNGTLSWIEFADAVRRVHETRIAQPTRRRVILDKPKEEDYFYANPHECLCEENNCDDLLGPHNSSQVSS
- the LOC100795625 gene encoding rhamnogalacturonan I rhamnosyltransferase 1 isoform X1, translating into MEVRSEGIQVRCDKLQSSVIPRTRLRVWFIRVCSSIVVWTCLVQLMTVSELWHSHLISGITNGIYHIAQVQLPIQGDNGVAQSPPVVLPPRNYTSNGFLRVSCNGGLNQMRAAVCTSYSAIPLFLLYDKQKYSFRGAVFQICDMVTVARFLNLTLVVPELDKTSFWADPSNFEDIFDVKHFIDSLRDEVRIVKRVPKKFSSKHGFSTLEMPPVSWSNEKYYLEQILPLFEKHKVLHFNKTDTRLANNGLPLDLQKLRCRVNYQALKFTPQIENLGHKLIQMLHEKGSFVALHLRYEMDMLAFSGCTCGCTDKEAEELKQLRYAFPWWREKEIVSDERRSQGLCPLTPEEAALVLRALGFGRETQIYIAAGEIYGGERRLAQLRASFPQIVKKDTLLTWDDLRQFQNHSSQMAALDFMVSEASNTFVPTYDGNMAKLVEGHRRYSGFKRTILLDRKKVVELVDMHQNGTLSWIEFADAVRRVHETRIAQPTRRRVILDKPKEEDYFYANPHECLCEENNCDDLLGPHNSSQVSS